GCGAGCCCTCGACGCCGCGCTCGGCGCCGAGCGCACCTCGAAGCTCAACTTGGATCGGCAGAAGGCCCTCGAGAAGGACGGCCTCACCTCCCGGCGCTCGGTCGAGCTCGCGGAGCTCGAGATGCTGCGCACCACGACGGACGTCGAGCGCGCGCGGGCCGCGGTGAGCGCCGCGAAGAGCGAGGAGATGGCGCTCCTCTCGGACCAAGGGAAGTTCGCCTCCGACGCGGCCGCCCAGATCCGAGACGCCGAAGCAGGCAAGGCGTCGGCCATGGCGGAGGTCGCCAACGCCCAGGCCGAGCTGACCCGCGTCGAAACCCGACTCGCGCGTCAAGCCACTCAGAAAATCCTGGCCCCACGTGACGGAACCGTCCTCCACCTTCTGGTCGCACAGGGAACCGAGATGGTGAAGGCCGGCGACCCGATCGCCGTGCTCGTCCCCGAGACGGAGGAGCGCGCCGTGGAGCTCTATGTCGATGGCAACGACCTGCCGCTCATCACCGAGGGAAAGAAGGTTCGGCTCCAGTTCGAAGGCTGGCCCGCCGTGCAGTTCTCGGGGTGGCCGCAGGTCGCCGTGGGCACGTTCGGAGGCGAGGTCGCCATCGTCGACGCGACCGACGACGGCAAGGGAAAATTCCGCGTCGTCGTGCGGCCCAGCGAGGGCGAAGCCTGGCCCGAGACACGGTTTCTCCGCCAGGGAGTCCGCGCGCAAGGCTTCGTGATCCTCGGGCGGGTGACCCTCGCGTACGAGCTCTGGCGGCAGCTCAACGGGTTCCCCGCGTCGGTCGACGGGCCCCCGAAGACCACGGTGGAGGGCAAAGGCAAATGAAGCGCATCCCCTTCCTCATCGCGTGCTTCACCTGGCTCACGCTCGGCGCGGTTTCGTCGAATGCTCGCGCAGAAGGCGCCGCCGAGACCGGTCCTCTCCGTGTCGACGAGGTGCTTCGCTCGGTCGACAAGACGCACCCTTCGGTCGTTGCCAGCCGACGTGAGCTCGACGTCGCTCGAGGCGAGCGCACCTCGGCCGACGGCGGGTTCGACACCTCGTTCCGCACACGCGCCGCGGGGACTCCGCTCGGATACTATCGCTCCTTCCGCGTCGACTCGTTCGTCGAGCAGCCGACGTCCCTTTGGGGTGCGACGGTGTTCGGAGGGTACAGGCTCGGGCGAGGTGACGTAGCCGACTACGACGGGAAGCTCCTCACGAACGAGCTCGGCGAGGCCCGGGCCGGCGTCGTGGTGCCCATCCTCCGCAACGGACCTATCGACCGTCGAAGAGCGTCACGCGCACGAGGCGAACAAGGAGAGATCGGCGCCGAGGCAGGGGTCAAGGCCGCGGCCCTCGACATGAAGCGGCTCGCCTCGCTGCGGTATTGGGAGTGGACGGCAGCGGGCGCGAGGCTCGTCATCGCACGCCAACTGCTCGACATCGCCCTCAGACGCGATGCCCAGATCTCGGCGCGCGTCGAACGTGGAGATCTGCCCCCCATCGAACGCGCCGAGAACGCCCGCGCGATCCTTCAGCGCCAGTCGCAGAAGGTCGGCCAAGAGCGCGCGTTTCAGCAGGCCGCCATCGAGCTGTCTCAATACCTGCGGTCCGCGAGCGGCGTGCCGATCGTTCCAGGCGAGGAGCGCCTCGCCACGCTCACCGAGCCCGCCTCGTGGCCCGTCGACGGGTTCGACGCGGCGATGACCAAGGCCATCGCGAGGCGCCCCGACCTCGCGCGACTCGGTGTCCAGAAGGCCCAAGCGAAGATCGAGGCGGAGCTCGCCGAAAACCAGAAGCTCCCCGCCCTCGACGTCCAGCTCTCGGCCTCGAAAGACTTCGGCAACGGCCTCGCGTCGCGGAGACCCGTCGAGCTCGAAGCCCAGGTCCTGCTCGACGTCCCGATCCAGAACCGCGTCGCGAAGGGCCGGAGCGACGCCGCACGCGCGCTCGTTTCTCGCATCTCCGAGCAAGAGCGGGGCGCGAAGGACCGCATCGGCGCCGACGTCCGCGACGCGATGAGCGCGATGGACCTCGCGCGGGCTCGGCTCGGGATCGCGAAGAACGAGGTCGACGTCGCCGAGTCCCTCGAGAAGGCGGAGTGGAACCGATTCACCGCGGGAGACTCGACCCTCTTGGTCGTGAACCTCCGCGAACAGGCGACGTTCGACGCGCGGCTCCGCGAGGTCGACGCCAAATTCGAATGCCAGCGGTCTCTCGTGCTCTTCCGAGCCGCGACGGCCGACCTTCCGTGAGAGATCGGCTTCCGGCGAAGAGGCCGTGAGCCATCGGGGGAGCGAGACTCGCCCTCCACGGAAAGGAAATGTACGTGCGTCTCCGACGTAGCATGACCTCGTCCGCGGAGCCTTCCGTATCCAGCCGAGCGCGGCGCACAAAGGGAAGCGGCGGGGCTCCATCGAGGCCCGCCGCTTTTTGCCGTGTTCGTGTGGGGCGCTCGCCGGCGCCGCTCGCATTCAGTGCGTGCGGGTCACGACCTTCACGAACGCCACGTAGCCGCCGAAACGGAGCTTGTCGCCGTCCTTCAGCTCGCGGCGACCGTTGAAGCCGATGTGCTCCTCGTTCACGAACGTCCCGTTCGTCGACCCGGTGTCCTCGAGCGTGATCGTCCCCGACGTGCCGTCGACGGTGATGGCGGCGTGCCTCGAGGAGGTGGTGGCGTCGGCAAGGGGGATGTCGACCTGCTCGCCCGAGTTCGCGCGGCCGATCACCTTTCGCCCGCCCGTGAGCGGCCAGAAATCACCGGCCGGGTTCGCCTGGTACGAGAGCACGAACCCGCGCAGCGCGTTCGCAGGGAGCGGCTGCGGGGGCGGAGGCTGGTACGCGGGAGCCTGCTGGCCCTGGGCCGCCTGCGGGGGCGCCTGGGGCTGCTGGGGCTGGGGCTGGCCGTACGGGTTCGGATCGAAGCCCTGTCCGCCGCCGTATCCGGGTTGCGGTTGGCCACCCTGCGGGAAGCCGCCGTACGCGGGCTGGGCAGGGGCTTGTTGGCCGAACCCGCCACCACCGAACCCACCTTGTTGGGGCTGGCTACCGTACGCGCCGCCGAAGGCAGGCTGGGCCGTTTGGTCTTGGAACCCTTGGGGCTGGCCGAAGCCGCCACCTTGGGGCTGACCGAAGCCGCCGGCTTGATCGTACCCACCGAAGCCGCCACCTTGCTGCTGGGGCTGGCCGAAGCCGCCAGCGCCCGCCGGATAGCCACCCGATTGCGCGAAGCCTCCCCCTTGCTGCTGAGGGTTGCCGTACGCGTCGTTCGTGAACGGCATGGAGTCGATCGGAGGGAGCCCGCCGCCCTGCGGGTTCCCGTAGCCGGGCTGGGCGCCGTACTGAGGCTGCCCGCCGAAGCCACCCCCGGCCGGGGCGCCGAACGGGGACGGTCCGAGGGAGAAGCCACACACGTTGCAGAACTTGTCGGAGGTCTGAGGAATCGCGCCGCACTGCGGACAGGGGTTCATGGCTTTCTCTCCAGTCGACCGGCTCCCGAGCCGGCGTGCAGGGGCTCTCGTAACCCCGCTGTTCGATCATATCCGACATCGCTCGCAAAGGGCGAGCTTGCGACGAAATCTTCTGGTTTTGCCACGAAACGGGCCCGCGGAGGCCCCGCTCAGCCGGCCTCGGGACGCGCGCGAGCCGCCTCGAGCGCCGCCGCGAGGACCTCACGGACAGGCACACGATGAAGCGTCGCCGCACGCACGCAGTCGTCGAACTCGGGTTTTTGCTGCGGCGAACCGAAGGGGCCTTCGCTCGTCTTCACCGAGATGGGGCCATAGGAGGTCTGCACGATCACCTCCTTGCGTGGGCGAACCACGCGGGACACGTCGTGCCGACGGACCCCGATCGTCGTGCTCTCGCGGAGGAGAGCCGCGGTGAGCCGATCGGCGAGCGGGATGGGGACGAGGCACGCGAGCACGATGCCCGGCCGCCCCTTCTTGGTCGTGCTCGGGATCGCCCAGGCATCGAGCGCACCTTCACGGAGCACGGTCTCGATGCAGTATCCGACGAGCTCCCCGGTGGCGTCGTCGAGGTTGCACTCGAGCACCGAGTGCGTGGCGACCGCGTGCCCCGGGCTCGCGCCATGCTCCTCGGACACAGGGCCGAGCACCGCCCGGAGGAGGTTCGGTCGGTCCGGGAGCGACTGCGTCCCGACACCGAAGCCGACGCGCTCGATGCGCAGGTCGGGCCAGCGCGAAGCACGCGCGGCGTTGGCACCCACGATGGCCGCCCCCGTCGGCGTGACGAGCTCGCGGTCGATCCCCGCATCGTACGTGGGGAGGCCGGCCAAACACTCCACGGTCGCCGGCGCAGGGAGCGGCAAGACCCCGTGGCGCGCACGAACGAAGCCACGGCCCATCGGCAACGGTGACACCACGAGCTCGGCGCCGAGGTACTCGAGCGCGGCCGCCGCACCCACCACGTCGCAGAGGGCATCGACCGCCCCCACCTCGTGGAAGTGGACGTCGTCGATCGGCATGCGATGGACCTTGGCCTCCGCGCGGCCGAGGCGCTCGAAGACGAGGAGGGCGCGGTCCTTGACCTTCGGAGGGAGCTCCGACTCGAGGAGGAGCGCGCGCACGGCACGAAAAGTCCGTTCGGGCTGGGGACCATCGACGTGGACGTCGAAGGTCGTCGCCACGATGCCGCTCTGCTCCCGCCCCCCGAAGTGCACGTGGAAACCTGCGAGACCGAGCTTTCCGATCGCGTCGAGCACGATCGACTCGGGCACGCCGAGGTCGACGAGCGCCCCGACGATCATGTCGCCCGCGAGCCCCGCCGGCGCGTCCAGGAAGAGGACCTTCCCGCGGCCGGAGCCCAGGGCGAGCTCGTCGCGATGGAGCTTGCGATCCGACGCGTGCGCGTGGCCATGCGCGTGCCCCGCCGCGTGGGCCGGGGCGTGATCATGCCCATGCTCGTGTGCGTGAGCGTGGTCGTGCGCGTGCCCCGCCGCGTGGGTATGGGTAGGAGCATGTGGCGCGAGGTGCGGCGGTGAAGTCGTGACGTCCGGAGCGGCCGGCGTCGAAGGGCGGGGGCGCGGAACGATCGGCTCGAGGGCAGGCCTCGAAGGCGGCGACGAAGGCCGCACGGCGCGGAGCTCGGGCACGCGCAGGGCTGCGTTCTCGAGCGTGGACTCGACGAGCGCGGCGACGTCGGTCGGGAGCGACGGGGGAGGAGGCGTGTCGAGCCGGGGAGCGCTCGGTTCGGCCGGCGCGAGGTCAGGCACGCTCCCGCTCACGACGCTGGGCGTGGGCTTCGGGAGGTCCTCCGGCCGAGGGGTCAACGGCTCCGAGTCGGAGGCCGCTTCGGCAGCGAGCGCATCGAACTTGTTCTTCCGTTCGGTGGGCGGCCCCTCCTCGGGAGCCCGCGGCGCCTTCTGCTGGTCCACGATCCTCCGGATCTTCGGCCGAGAGAGGGTCGGCGGCTCGGTACGGAAACGCGTCTCCGTACCTTCGCGAGGCGGGCCGAAGCCCCCGTCGCGAGGCGGCCTTCGATCGTCGCCGGGCCGCCCGGACCTGTCGTCGCGTCCGCCCGAGAAGCCGCCCTCGCGCGGCGGACGGCGGTCGTCGCGGCCTCCCCCGAAGCCGCCGTCACGCGGCGGACGGCGATCGTCGCGGCCTCCCCCGAAGCCACCCTGCGGCCTGGGCGGCCCGAAGCCCCCCTCCCGCGGTGGACGACGGTCGTCGCGGGGACCACCGAACCCGCCTTGTCGCGGCCGGTCGTCACGCCCCGCGGGACGCCGCGCTCCCGGCCCACCTCGGTCCTCGCGCGCTCCGCCCCCAGGAGGGCCGCCCCCTCCTTCACGACGAGGCCGCGAGTCACGGGTGTCGTCCCGACGTGGCCCGCCGAACCCGCCGCGCGCGCGATCGCCTTCGCCTTCGCGGCCCGGCCCTGGCCGACGGTCACCCCGCGCGCGAGGTTTCTCGCCCTGGGCCTTTTCCTCGCGTTTTTTGGGCTTTTTCTCGTCGCTCATCGTACCCGGACCTTCTTCGTTTCGCGGAGGCCCCGAACGACGGGGTGGCCGCTCGGGAGAACGTGGGGACCGAAGGCACGGAGCGTTCGCCTTCGTGGCACCGCGCCGCGCGAGCCTCGAGGGCTTCGTGTGGCTCGGCCGCGCCCACGGGACTTACGCGTATAGCAGGCAACGTGCCCCGTGGGGATGCTAGGAATCTCGGGCGTGCCCCTGCTCTTCGCTCCCGTCGTCGCGGTCTTGTTCGGCTTCTTGCTCGCGTACTACGGCCGCGCGGAGCTTGCGCTCTCCGATCGGACGGCCGTCGGGACCCGCGCGTTCTCGGTCACGCTCGCGTTCACCGTGACGACGTTCGTGCCAACGCTCGGCTACTTCGCCGCCTTCCACGGCGACTGGGCGTACCTCTACCTCGTCCCGCAGGCGAAGGTCCCATCGGCCGTCGATCTCACGCTGGTCCTGTTCGCGGCCTCGCTCGTCCCGGGGACGGTCGCGTTCGCCGCGCGCGCCCTCGCCGAGAAGCGCGCCCACGTCCTCGTCCGCGTGGCCATCGGGCTCGTGGCGCTGCTCGCTCTCGGCCTCGCGCTCGCCCACGGGAGGCTCGCCGTGAGCGCTAGCCACGCGCAGTACCGCGGCGGCTTCGGCACGGTCCCGATCGGCGCGAGCCCGCTCGGCCGAGGTGTCGTGCTCACGTGGCTCGCGCTCGTCTCCGGCGCCGCGCTGGCCCGCGCGGCACTTCGTCGCGTCGCGTGAGGCTTGCGTCGTCCGACTCTCGATGGGAAAAGTGAGCCCATGAAGGCCTTCGGCGGATCGGTCGCGCTCGTCACGCTCGTCTTCCTAGGCGCGGTCGCCTCCCCTGGCTGTGCGGCCGAGCGGGTCACCATCGAAGACGACGCGGACGCCACGTTCTCACGTCCCTTGAAGGACGGTCAGGCCGCGGTGGACGCTCCCATCGCCGAGAAGGACGCCTCCGAGAAGGACGCCGCGACGGCCGACGCGACAGCCGACACTGCCCCCGCCGACGCGCGCACCGACGCGGCGCCTCCCGGGAAGATCGTCATCTCGGAGATCCTCGAAGCCGACGTGCTCTCGAGGCGCTACGTCGAGCTCGCCGGCCCGGCCGGAGCCACGCTCTCCGACCTCAAGCTCCGCATCGTGGGCTCGAACGGCGCGGTCCTCGTGACCGTCGACGTCGCGAGGAGCGCTGCCGACACCATGCCCGCGCGCGGCACCTGGGTCGTCGGCGGAATCGCCGGCACGAGCGTCGACAACGGGTACTTGGTGTCGCAGTGGGACTTGCCGTCGAGCAGCGGCACGGTGCAGCTCGTCCGCGTCGCAGGGAGCACGGTCACGCTGGTCGACGTGGTCGGCTACGGCACACCTGCGGCCCAAGTCGTGTCGGCCCCCACCGAGACACGCCGCGGCCAACCCGCACCGGATCCCGCGGGCAAGGCGCTCCTCCGAAGGCCGCCCGGCATGGACACGATGAACAACGCCGCCGATTTCTGTCGAGGTGTGGCGAGCCCGAACGGCGCCAACGTCTGCGACCCCTAAGCAAGCGACAAGCTTACAAGATATTCTGCGCGCCTAAAACCGTCCGGTGCAGGCCATGCCCGGCGAGCCGAGCGAAGGTGCACACGCGATCTCCGCCCCACCTCCGGGCTTCGCGCTCGGGGAGAGCAAGACGAACGCCGCCCCCGCGAGGGTGAGCACCCCCGCGCCGACGAACGCGCCCACGCCGACGGTTCGCCACGTCGACCGGGTATCGAGGATGGACTGGCATTCCCCGGGTTGGGTGGGGACGTTCGCACCCGGGCAGTCTTTGCGATCGTTGTAGCGGCCCGTCTGGATCTCGGCGACGAGCATGCCCACGCCGCCGAACGCGGCGAGCCCGACCCCCGTGCCGACGAGCACCCACCCCACGGTCCGAGGCACGTTCGACGGCTCGGCCGCGGGACGGGGCGGCACGGGATCGCGGCCGCGCGGCGCGACGACGACGACCTTGGGCTCCTCGGGGAGAGGCGCCAGCGTGAACGTCTCGCGCGACATGCCGTCGACCGAGACGGAGACCGTCCGAGAGACCGGGTGGTGCCCGGGCGCGCGCACCTCGACCTGGCGCGGACCGACCTCGACCCGGAGCGGCGTCGGCCGAGGGAGGGTGCCCGCGAGGGAGCCATCGACGTACACCTCGGCGTGGCCCACGTTCGAGCGCACGTCGAGGCTACCCACGTGCTTCTGGATGGTCGCGAGCGCGCCTTCGAGCGGACCACGGTTCTTCTGGATCCACGGGTCGTCATTCGCCTCGAGGGCGGCGGTGAGGTGCGTCTCGGCGAGCACCCACATGCCGAGCGCTTGTTCGGCGAGCGCGACCTGCGCGGTGGCGCGGGGCGTCTTCGATTTGGCCTCCGCGCGCCGGAACACCTCGAGCGCTTGATCGTCCTTGCCCTGCTCGCGCAAGGCGACCCCCTGCGCGATGAGGGCGTCGGCCTCGTCGTTCGTGCCCGCCCACGCCGACGACGAGAGCGCGACGACGAGTCCGAGGATTCCGCACATGATCCGTGGCTTCACGACTGCGTAGCATATCCCGGATCGGCCCGACGGAACGCCGATCCTCGCCCGTCGCCGCGAAGCGCCCCGAAGCGCGATCGAGGTGATAGGCTCTATGTGTGAACCCTTCCATCTCGCCGCGGTGGGCGTACATCGCTCCGGTCGTCGCTTCGCTCGTTGGCTGCGGGCACGTCGGCTTCGTGAACAACGAGCGCCCCGGCCTGTCGGGCACCCACCACGTCGCGACGGTGAGCGCCCCCCCCACGGACGACGGCGACGACGAGAACGGCGACGAGCCGTCGCATCCCCTCGTGGACACGCCCTCCGAACGCGTGATGGCGCACGTCCACTCCGGCCCGAACGCATGCGCCGGGGTCGTCGTCGGGCCTCGCGTGGTCGCGACGTCACGAAGGTGCCTCAGGCAAGGGCAAGGCGCACACACGTTGGAGAAGGGCGAGGTGCGCGTCGAGCTCCCCTCGAGCTCCCTCACCTGGACCCAACGCGCGGGCTCGCACGTGCTCGTGCCTGCCTGCGAGCGGCGCGATCTCGACGTGGCGGTCGTGGTGCTCACCGAGCCCGCGAGCTGGATCGAGCCTCTCCCTCTCGCCAGCACCCCGGGGCCCGGCGGCGCCGTCGAGGCCATCGGCTTCGACAAGTGCAACGGTGACGCAAAAGAAATCAAGCGCGCTCATGTGGTCGATCGTGAGGCTTCGGACGTCGTGCTCGACCGCGTGCTCTGCCGCGGCGACGTGGGCGGCCCCGTGGTCGACGACGGCGGGAAGACCCTCGTGGGCATCCAGTCACGGCGGCGCGGGCCCCGCACCTCGCCGCGCAAAGAGACGGTCGTCACGCGCTTCGACACGACGCCCGTGAGGCAGCTCTTCGAACAGGCGAAAGCCGTCTCGGAGGGCGCCGACGTAGCCAAGCTGACCCCCGTCACCTGCTCGGCCAAATAAAGAGGGCGAAGGCGGACGGGCCGAGGACGAATCGTCGTCGGCCTCTTTCCTGCCCGAGGCGCTCGCGGCGCTCAGCGGAGGATCGGGGATCCGTTCACCTTGGCGCTGACCGTCGGAGGCGTGGACGGGGCGGGCACGGGCGCGGGTCTCTCCGAGGCGCTCGGCTTGGGTGGGGAAGAAGGCGGCGCGACGGACGGGACGCGCTTCCCCGACGGGGCGACTATGGCGCTCGGCAGCGCGGACGGCGGAGACGACACGACGGCGCCCACGGAAGGCTCGACCCGAAGGGCGCTCGGCCCCGACGCGAGCGCAGACGGCGGAGGCGCCGGGGACACGGGCTCGGTAGGCACGACGGTCGCCGCGACCGGCTTCGATCCGGCCCCCGAGACGACGCGCAGACCGACGGCCACGACCGCGACGAGCCCGAGGACCGCGCCCGCGACGCCCACGTACGTTCGGCGGCGTCGCATCCCACTCTGGGTGTTTCCCCAGGTCGATTGCGTGCTCTCCTTCTCGAGCTGGGCGCGCTCCCGATCGAGCGACGCCTTGCTCGACACGCTCCCGCGGTTCGACTCGGCGAGCGCCACGGCCTCGCGGGCCTCGGCGAAATCGCCGGAGGTGGAGGCGTCGGCGGTGTC
The DNA window shown above is from Myxococcales bacterium and carries:
- a CDS encoding HlyD family efflux transporter periplasmic adaptor subunit, which codes for MSAHGPYRTFAHIDEGHVSALRMVRRDPRTRRLSRLIASIVAAIFASLFVIPWQQTSLGRGRVVAFAPLDRRQNVEAPIEGRIVTWEVREGTKVKQGDAIALISDNDPELLARLRMERAAVEDRREAAKSRVRSLEDRISALETSRTVGLTAAGSRARMAKERLTASERALDAALGAERTSKLNLDRQKALEKDGLTSRRSVELAELEMLRTTTDVERARAAVSAAKSEEMALLSDQGKFASDAAAQIRDAEAGKASAMAEVANAQAELTRVETRLARQATQKILAPRDGTVLHLLVAQGTEMVKAGDPIAVLVPETEERAVELYVDGNDLPLITEGKKVRLQFEGWPAVQFSGWPQVAVGTFGGEVAIVDATDDGKGKFRVVVRPSEGEAWPETRFLRQGVRAQGFVILGRVTLAYELWRQLNGFPASVDGPPKTTVEGKGK
- a CDS encoding TolC family protein, with amino-acid sequence MKRIPFLIACFTWLTLGAVSSNARAEGAAETGPLRVDEVLRSVDKTHPSVVASRRELDVARGERTSADGGFDTSFRTRAAGTPLGYYRSFRVDSFVEQPTSLWGATVFGGYRLGRGDVADYDGKLLTNELGEARAGVVVPILRNGPIDRRRASRARGEQGEIGAEAGVKAAALDMKRLASLRYWEWTAAGARLVIARQLLDIALRRDAQISARVERGDLPPIERAENARAILQRQSQKVGQERAFQQAAIELSQYLRSASGVPIVPGEERLATLTEPASWPVDGFDAAMTKAIARRPDLARLGVQKAQAKIEAELAENQKLPALDVQLSASKDFGNGLASRRPVELEAQVLLDVPIQNRVAKGRSDAARALVSRISEQERGAKDRIGADVRDAMSAMDLARARLGIAKNEVDVAESLEKAEWNRFTAGDSTLLVVNLREQATFDARLREVDAKFECQRSLVLFRAATADLP
- a CDS encoding PEGA domain-containing protein; amino-acid sequence: MKPRIMCGILGLVVALSSSAWAGTNDEADALIAQGVALREQGKDDQALEVFRRAEAKSKTPRATAQVALAEQALGMWVLAETHLTAALEANDDPWIQKNRGPLEGALATIQKHVGSLDVRSNVGHAEVYVDGSLAGTLPRPTPLRVEVGPRQVEVRAPGHHPVSRTVSVSVDGMSRETFTLAPLPEEPKVVVVAPRGRDPVPPRPAAEPSNVPRTVGWVLVGTGVGLAAFGGVGMLVAEIQTGRYNDRKDCPGANVPTQPGECQSILDTRSTWRTVGVGAFVGAGVLTLAGAAFVLLSPSAKPGGGAEIACAPSLGSPGMACTGRF
- a CDS encoding trypsin-like peptidase domain-containing protein; the protein is MNPSISPRWAYIAPVVASLVGCGHVGFVNNERPGLSGTHHVATVSAPPTDDGDDENGDEPSHPLVDTPSERVMAHVHSGPNACAGVVVGPRVVATSRRCLRQGQGAHTLEKGEVRVELPSSSLTWTQRAGSHVLVPACERRDLDVAVVVLTEPASWIEPLPLASTPGPGGAVEAIGFDKCNGDAKEIKRAHVVDREASDVVLDRVLCRGDVGGPVVDDGGKTLVGIQSRRRGPRTSPRKETVVTRFDTTPVRQLFEQAKAVSEGADVAKLTPVTCSAK
- the larC gene encoding nickel pincer cofactor biosynthesis protein LarC; this encodes MSDEKKPKKREEKAQGEKPRARGDRRPGPGREGEGDRARGGFGGPRRDDTRDSRPRREGGGGPPGGGAREDRGGPGARRPAGRDDRPRQGGFGGPRDDRRPPREGGFGPPRPQGGFGGGRDDRRPPRDGGFGGGRDDRRPPREGGFSGGRDDRSGRPGDDRRPPRDGGFGPPREGTETRFRTEPPTLSRPKIRRIVDQQKAPRAPEEGPPTERKNKFDALAAEAASDSEPLTPRPEDLPKPTPSVVSGSVPDLAPAEPSAPRLDTPPPPSLPTDVAALVESTLENAALRVPELRAVRPSSPPSRPALEPIVPRPRPSTPAAPDVTTSPPHLAPHAPTHTHAAGHAHDHAHAHEHGHDHAPAHAAGHAHGHAHASDRKLHRDELALGSGRGKVLFLDAPAGLAGDMIVGALVDLGVPESIVLDAIGKLGLAGFHVHFGGREQSGIVATTFDVHVDGPQPERTFRAVRALLLESELPPKVKDRALLVFERLGRAEAKVHRMPIDDVHFHEVGAVDALCDVVGAAAALEYLGAELVVSPLPMGRGFVRARHGVLPLPAPATVECLAGLPTYDAGIDRELVTPTGAAIVGANAARASRWPDLRIERVGFGVGTQSLPDRPNLLRAVLGPVSEEHGASPGHAVATHSVLECNLDDATGELVGYCIETVLREGALDAWAIPSTTKKGRPGIVLACLVPIPLADRLTAALLRESTTIGVRRHDVSRVVRPRKEVIVQTSYGPISVKTSEGPFGSPQQKPEFDDCVRAATLHRVPVREVLAAALEAARARPEAG
- a CDS encoding FHA domain-containing protein, with protein sequence MNPCPQCGAIPQTSDKFCNVCGFSLGPSPFGAPAGGGFGGQPQYGAQPGYGNPQGGGLPPIDSMPFTNDAYGNPQQQGGGFAQSGGYPAGAGGFGQPQQQGGGFGGYDQAGGFGQPQGGGFGQPQGFQDQTAQPAFGGAYGSQPQQGGFGGGGFGQQAPAQPAYGGFPQGGQPQPGYGGGQGFDPNPYGQPQPQQPQAPPQAAQGQQAPAYQPPPPQPLPANALRGFVLSYQANPAGDFWPLTGGRKVIGRANSGEQVDIPLADATTSSRHAAITVDGTSGTITLEDTGSTNGTFVNEEHIGFNGRRELKDGDKLRFGGYVAFVKVVTRTH